From Astyanax mexicanus isolate ESR-SI-001 chromosome 11, AstMex3_surface, whole genome shotgun sequence, the proteins below share one genomic window:
- the gpr18 gene encoding N-arachidonyl glycine receptor: MEHKNSSSSDFIIEGHTVFRIASLVFYGFIFCVGLVVNLTAIWVFALTTKRRSSVTVYMINVAVVDLLFILILPFRMVYYSRDYWPFGDMFCRVNAALTILYPCLALWLFALISADRYVAIVQPRHSKELKNVNKAMLSCAGVWIMTLGGAAPLLFLEEDPDAFSNHTTCMKMHDIVYLRRDNPVHFARLAFFFLVPMFIMVGCYIVIVDNLVHGRTSKLKPNVKQKSIRIIITLIVQVLVCFVPFHICFVFLMLENTGQDYSTWGAFTTFLMNMSTVLDIILYYIVSKQFQDRVISVILYRNYLRSVRRKSRHTGSVRSLSNLTSAMI, encoded by the coding sequence ATGGAACACAAGAATTCTTCATCTTCAGACTTCATCATTGAGGGCCATACAGTGTTCAGAATAGCCAGCCTGGTGTTCTATGGCTTCATATTCTGCGTGGGCCTGGTGGTGAATCTCACTGCTATCTGGGTCTTTGCTCTGACCACTAAAAGAAGGAGCTCCGTCACCGTCTACATGATCAATGTGGCCGTGGTGGACCTTCTCTTCATTCTGATTCTGCCCTTCCGCATGGTTTACTACAGCAGGGACTACTGGCCCTTTGGAGACATGTTCTGCAGGGTCAATGCCGCTCTGACCATTCTCTACCCCTGTCTGGCTCTGTGGCTCTTTGCGCTCATTAGCGCTGACCGCTACGTCGCAATAGTGCAGCCGCGGCACAGCAAGGAGCTGAAGAACGTTAACAAGGCCATGCTGTCCTGCGCCGGCGTCTGGATCATGACCCTCGGCGGTGCGGCGCCTCTACTCTTCCTCGAGGAAGATCCGGACGCATTCTCCAACCATACCACCTGCATGAAGATGCACGACATCGTCTACCTACGCCGAGACAACCCCGTTCACTTTGCCCGCCTGGCATTCTTCTTCCTGGTGCCAATGTTCATCATGGTGGGCTGCTACATCGTCATCGTGGACAACCTCGTCCACGGACGCACGTCCAAGCTCAAGCCCAACGTCAAGCAGAAGTCCATCCGCATCATCATCACGCTGATCGTGCAGGTGCTGGTGTGCTTCGTGCCCTTCCACATCTGCTTTGTGTTCCTGATGCTGGAGAACACCGGCCAGGACTACAGCACATGGGGTGCCTTTACCACCTTCCTGATGAACATGAGCACAGTATTGGACATCATACTCTACTATATCGTGTCCAAGCAGTTCCAGGACAGAGTGATCAGTGTGATCCTGTACAGGAACTACCTGAGAAGCGTTCGCAGGAAGAGCCGACACACTGGAAGCGTTCGCTCCCTCAGTAACCTCACCAGCGCCATGATCTGA